In Crassostrea angulata isolate pt1a10 chromosome 4, ASM2561291v2, whole genome shotgun sequence, one genomic interval encodes:
- the LOC128179439 gene encoding chromatin complexes subunit BAP18-like isoform X2, with translation MSSASKVGEIFTAAGAAFTKLGDLTLQLHPTSEQSPSSGKWTPHEVDMLKNAVKRSQIKTQMKRKAYEDAGLPQPTEPSPKKQAVRAEKTPQVVTVTTATVSASVESQPKKQPQNDVTLSALNAPESDVDIEGDSSSSKRLDFDSDVDSSML, from the exons ATGAGTTCTGCAAGCaag GTTGGTGAAATATTCACAGCAGCAGGTGCTGCCTTTACAAAACTAGGGGACCTTACTCTACAACTTCACCCTACATCAGAACAAAGTCCATCAAG TGGAAAGTGGACCCCTCATGAAGTGGACATGCTGAAGAATGCTGTCAAACG atctcaaattaaaacacaaatgaAGAGGAAGGCATATGAAGATGCAGGACTTCCACAGCCAACAGAACCATCCCCTAAAAAGCAAGCTGTGAGAGCAGAAAAGACTCCGCAAGTAGTTACAGTTACAACAGCCACAGTTAGTGCTTCAGTAGAATCTCAGCCCAAAAAGCAACCCCAGAATG ATGTGACATTAAGTGCTCTAAATGCTCCTGAAAGTGATGTAGATATTGAAGGAGATTCTTCCTCATCAAAACGGTTAGATTTTGATTCAG ATGTAGATTCCAGCATGTTGTGA
- the LOC128179439 gene encoding chromatin complexes subunit BAP18-like isoform X1, with protein sequence MSSASKVGEIFTAAGAAFTKLGDLTLQLHPTSEQSPSSGKWTPHEVDMLKNAVKRFGDDLDNISEIIKTRTISQIKTQMKRKAYEDAGLPQPTEPSPKKQAVRAEKTPQVVTVTTATVSASVESQPKKQPQNDVTLSALNAPESDVDIEGDSSSSKRLDFDSDVDSSML encoded by the exons ATGAGTTCTGCAAGCaag GTTGGTGAAATATTCACAGCAGCAGGTGCTGCCTTTACAAAACTAGGGGACCTTACTCTACAACTTCACCCTACATCAGAACAAAGTCCATCAAG TGGAAAGTGGACCCCTCATGAAGTGGACATGCTGAAGAATGCTGTCAAACGGTTTGGAGATGATCTAGACAATATAagtgaaataataaaaactagGACTAT atctcaaattaaaacacaaatgaAGAGGAAGGCATATGAAGATGCAGGACTTCCACAGCCAACAGAACCATCCCCTAAAAAGCAAGCTGTGAGAGCAGAAAAGACTCCGCAAGTAGTTACAGTTACAACAGCCACAGTTAGTGCTTCAGTAGAATCTCAGCCCAAAAAGCAACCCCAGAATG ATGTGACATTAAGTGCTCTAAATGCTCCTGAAAGTGATGTAGATATTGAAGGAGATTCTTCCTCATCAAAACGGTTAGATTTTGATTCAG ATGTAGATTCCAGCATGTTGTGA